The following are from one region of the Mustela lutreola isolate mMusLut2 chromosome 9, mMusLut2.pri, whole genome shotgun sequence genome:
- the LOC131808087 gene encoding lithostathine-like: MMLPPTALHSMSWMLLSCLMFLAQVQGEDSQNDVPAQRISCPKGSKAYASHCYAFFRTPKSWVDADLACQKRPSGHLVSVLSGAEASFVASLIKNSANTYSNIWIGLHDPTEGYEPNAGGWEWSSGDLLNYLAWEKDPSTIANPGYCGSVSSNTGYLRWKDYSCASGLPYICKFKD, encoded by the exons ATGATGCTGCCTCCCACAGCCCTCCACAGCATGTCCTGGATGCTGCTTTCCTGCCTCATGTTCCTGGCTCAGGTCCAAG GTGAAGACTCCCAGAATGATGTGCCCGCTCAACGGATCAGCTGTCCCAAAGGCTCCAAGGCTTATGCCTCCCACTGCTATGCCTTCTTTAGGACACCAAAATCCTGGGTGGATGCTGAT TTGGCCTGCCAGAAGAGGCCCTCGGGACACCTTgtgtctgtgctcagtggggctgAGGCATCCTTTGTGGCCTCCCTGATCAAGAACAGTGCGAACACCTACTCAAATATCTGGATTGGGCTCCATGACCCCACAGAG GGCTATGAGCCCAATGCAGGTGGATGGGAGTGGAGTAGTGGTGATCTGCTGAATTACCTTGCCTGGGAGAAAGACCCCTCCACTATTGCAAACCCTGGCTATTGTGGGAGTGTGTCAAGTAACACAG GATATCTGAGATGGAAAGATTACAGCTGCGCTTCAGGGCTACCCTATATCTGCAAGTTCAAGGACTAG